A window of Fibrobacter sp. UBA4297 contains these coding sequences:
- a CDS encoding nucleoside-diphosphate sugar epimerase/dehydratase, with product MRGVLYWEFALVHAFIASFGVCLFRYMFRRTFISLVNTGHKEAIKKRTMIIGAGNATMLLLNEIKNSAKDAENGVATSNASKINPICLIDDDRHKIGKMFEGVLVAGSTTDIPKIAKQEEIEQILFAIPSCQPKDRQVIMDLCGKTGLPVKVLPFVGSILDTSNVGDGSTSFATQIRDIKVEDLLGRDPIKFDNKDIRAYIENKVCMVTGGGGSIGSELVRQIAKYNPKQIIIVDIYENNAYDIQQELVMEYGKSLNLVTLIASVRDYFRMNQIFKTYQPEVIFHAAAHKHVPLMENNPMEAIKNNVIGTFNVATLAMFNNVKKFVMISTDKAVNPTNVMGASKRCCEMIVRFMSMQKDSNTEFVVTRFGNVLGSNGSVIPLFKRQIEQGKPVTVTHPEIIRYFMTIPEAVSLVLEAASIAQGGEIFVL from the coding sequence ATGAGGGGCGTGCTGTATTGGGAGTTTGCCCTCGTACATGCTTTTATTGCAAGCTTTGGCGTGTGCCTTTTCCGCTACATGTTCCGAAGAACATTTATTTCCTTAGTCAATACCGGACATAAAGAAGCAATAAAAAAACGCACCATGATTATCGGTGCCGGTAATGCCACTATGCTTTTGCTCAACGAAATCAAGAACAGCGCAAAAGATGCAGAAAACGGCGTTGCCACATCAAACGCATCAAAGATTAATCCAATCTGTCTCATAGACGACGACCGCCATAAGATCGGCAAAATGTTTGAAGGCGTACTCGTTGCTGGCTCGACTACTGATATTCCCAAAATTGCAAAGCAAGAAGAAATCGAACAGATCCTTTTTGCAATTCCGAGCTGCCAGCCGAAAGATCGCCAGGTCATCATGGACTTGTGCGGTAAAACCGGACTCCCGGTAAAGGTTCTTCCTTTTGTGGGCTCGATTTTAGATACATCCAATGTCGGAGACGGTTCAACCAGCTTTGCCACTCAGATCCGTGATATCAAGGTCGAAGACTTGCTTGGACGTGATCCAATCAAGTTCGACAACAAGGATATTCGCGCCTATATCGAAAATAAAGTTTGTATGGTGACCGGTGGCGGAGGAAGCATCGGTAGTGAACTTGTTCGTCAAATTGCAAAGTACAATCCTAAACAAATTATCATTGTCGATATTTACGAAAACAACGCTTACGATATCCAGCAGGAACTTGTAATGGAATACGGAAAGTCTTTGAACCTTGTCACGCTTATCGCTAGCGTTCGAGACTATTTCCGCATGAACCAGATTTTCAAGACCTACCAGCCGGAAGTGATTTTCCATGCCGCAGCCCATAAGCATGTACCGTTGATGGAAAACAACCCGATGGAAGCGATTAAGAACAACGTTATCGGAACATTTAACGTGGCCACCCTTGCCATGTTCAATAACGTCAAAAAATTTGTGATGATCAGTACCGACAAGGCCGTGAACCCGACAAACGTTATGGGAGCCTCTAAACGTTGCTGCGAAATGATTGTGCGTTTCATGTCTATGCAGAAAGACAGTAATACTGAATTTGTTGTCACTCGTTTTGGTAATGTGCTTGGCAGTAACGGTAGTGTAATCCCTCTGTTTAAGCGCCAAATTGAACAGGGCAAGCCTGTTACGGTTACTCATCCCGAAATCATCCGCTACTTTATGACGATTCCAGAAGCGGTAAGCCTTGTGCTCGAAGCGGCTAGTATCGCTCAGGGAGGAGAAATCTTTGTTCTTG